The Cerasicoccus sp. TK19100 genome window below encodes:
- a CDS encoding pyruvate carboxylase subunit B: MKKVIFNNNVLRDGHQSLAATRMTTEQMLPVCEDLDAIGFGALETWGGATIDSGLRFLDEFPFDRLDALKKACPKTPHMMLLRGQNIVQYAHFPDEVVTAFINMSAKHGMDIFRIFDALNDPRNMLTAIEAAKAAGKQAHGTICYTTSPVHTTEKFIELGCQLEEMGCDAIVLKDMAGLIPPMHAQAIIKGLKKQINIPVWIHTHDTAGLGATTYLAAVDAGVDAIDCSVVPFANGTGQPDTVRMLALLKEHERCPDFSTEDIERLGRVRAHLNGVYKQLSEFTSHTNEIVDSDTLLYQVPGGMLSNFRTQLAQQKMEDKFDEVFAEIPVVREALGWIPLVTPTSQIVGMQAFLNVKFGRWKQISPQAADIALGYYGVTPAPVNPEIQKLAAKQAGKDPITCRPVEAPGSNHTMMADLRKQLQDANIPDDDEHCVIQAMFPQQLATHYKNKNKPKSEQPAAAPAAPAQPAPAQPAAAKAESGNARQYALTINGKRMEVAVEEL, translated from the coding sequence ATGAAAAAAGTTATCTTCAATAACAACGTCTTGCGCGATGGTCACCAAAGCCTCGCCGCCACCCGGATGACGACCGAGCAGATGCTGCCGGTTTGCGAGGACCTCGATGCCATCGGCTTTGGCGCGCTCGAAACCTGGGGCGGTGCGACGATCGACTCCGGCCTGCGCTTCTTGGACGAGTTCCCCTTTGACCGCCTGGATGCCCTCAAGAAGGCCTGCCCCAAGACACCGCACATGATGCTTCTGCGCGGGCAGAACATTGTGCAATACGCGCACTTTCCCGATGAGGTCGTGACCGCATTCATCAACATGTCCGCCAAGCACGGCATGGACATTTTCCGTATCTTCGACGCGCTCAACGACCCGCGCAACATGCTGACTGCCATCGAGGCCGCCAAGGCCGCGGGCAAGCAGGCGCATGGCACCATCTGCTACACCACGAGCCCCGTCCACACGACGGAGAAATTTATCGAGCTCGGTTGCCAGTTGGAAGAGATGGGCTGCGACGCGATCGTCTTAAAAGACATGGCCGGGCTGATTCCCCCAATGCACGCTCAGGCGATTATCAAGGGGCTCAAAAAGCAGATCAACATCCCAGTCTGGATTCACACGCACGACACCGCCGGCCTCGGCGCCACGACTTACCTGGCGGCGGTGGACGCCGGGGTAGACGCCATTGACTGCTCGGTGGTTCCCTTTGCCAACGGCACCGGCCAGCCCGACACCGTGCGCATGCTTGCGCTGCTAAAGGAGCACGAGCGCTGCCCGGACTTTTCTACGGAAGACATCGAGCGCCTCGGCCGCGTGCGCGCACACCTGAATGGTGTTTATAAGCAGTTGTCGGAATTCACCTCGCACACGAACGAAATCGTCGACAGCGACACCCTGCTCTACCAAGTGCCTGGCGGCATGCTCTCCAATTTCCGCACGCAACTAGCGCAGCAAAAGATGGAGGATAAGTTCGACGAAGTCTTTGCGGAGATACCCGTTGTTCGCGAAGCGCTTGGCTGGATTCCGCTCGTTACGCCGACATCGCAAATCGTCGGCATGCAGGCGTTCCTCAACGTGAAATTCGGCCGCTGGAAGCAAATCTCTCCGCAAGCCGCCGACATCGCGCTCGGCTATTATGGAGTCACCCCGGCACCGGTGAATCCGGAGATTCAAAAGCTCGCCGCCAAGCAGGCTGGCAAGGATCCCATAACCTGCCGTCCCGTGGAAGCCCCCGGCTCGAACCACACCATGATGGCCGATCTGCGCAAGCAACTGCAGGATGCCAACATCCCCGACGACGACGAACACTGCGTCATCCAGGCGATGTTCCCGCAGCAGCTGGCCACGCATTATAAAAACAAGAACAAGCCGAAAAGCGAACAACCGGCCGCCGCACCCGCTGCTCCGGCCCAACCTGCACCAGCGCAGCCGGCAGCCGCCAAAGCCGAATCAGGAAACGCCCGCCAATATGCGCTGACCATCAACGGCAAGCGCATGGAAGTGGCCGTTGAAGAACTTTAG
- a CDS encoding C39 family peptidase: MSENTPKLPRFDRDHPLCELEPDIAEKIELYANNSQFHSGNRLLKDLPSPVYWADTHARLSGSFIISRLGGDRLSDLIDITTYRRNPENSRAIARMNHIWTERIGSFAAYCRLKAIDPLRFEGEDRARIYRALCWRCLSFEDVMQAEVLTEKAYEVDPRDETYWYAKACITNTDENYDLAKESAQRSLEADSLYLPSRYLLARVHEREGNTEQVEALLREGLTLHHDGHLAIQLLRMMRELDRYEDALELAHEVERCMPLRDSKFTQWLHGEYADIYYDLGRYEEAREHAAQGNEHYYKKFAERLGAMQGAPQKKRLPVSSVRQQRRTCGPATLASIARYWGKPVEQSEIIEEIWHDGTFDWKERRWAEDQGFVVREFRVTWECTQQLIDAGYPFAVMTAGADYSHLQAIIGYDAVRECVEVREPGSSTHVDYIQDKFFENNGWVGPRGLVFAPAEEAEALRALELPDDALYDLCYAMNRALEGHDRGRVIQIFAQLQETAPDSFLTHSASRLIANYDADTPRGLDAVRALRKEFPKATRLQLAELSYMRTENTWGECVDFLQELTKEKEVHPTVRMELGRLLMDDVRRSGEAEKVLWKCQSQHAGSSAVIQSLADLLWGRRERETAFEAYRFAFTQDYLNEGRARAFFQAARFFKRGEESLELLRQRVERHGKSSGEPAITLADMLRLIDRDQESMEVFEEATQKRPEDYALLTAFASRCIDWRQLDRAGELLERAKGKVHETEWLELSARLATSRGDYETAHDLYAEAVARNERNVVLQRAYTTAMHRIHGVSHVVEYLEKLCQRYPYNNELNELYISWLKDVDAVQGEMACRRLLEFHPNNHWARRELAIALENQGKISEAVVIAEAGRDNDKMAPASYTVLGDLYEKDIRFAEAAKCYQRAIELDVDNRFAISRLCALANNHAETAEFLDFVWKQIQTQTVFGDSLLEFRNQAIDVIPADDLLARLQDALSERHDLWHCHAVICYQLLDMNRIDEACEVAERCCERFPLVPGSFANLARIASYQGDLAKEIEGLEKALELNPHWLEIIERLIDAYGLANRGEDERELIERSQRLLPNAHTLHGYLAAWHARRSDTQTAIAELEKALSLEPNYPYGWSRLNEWGSHEECVKLAREIAEDRPGQANVWLMLAHVLTKEDERPEREAALQKAVELEPWNLDFVDELAQHYAAVGDYEKALLVASPESHREAMPFPMKGRQAWIIWESGKHDEAIRLMQDILSANPSYWWGTARLSEWYSAEKRFDEALELAETMTTRWPRNHVSWGFKGKVFGDLKRTKEAVESLKQALTLEADYHWAWDTIENLAARDEMEALALEMAERCPGQSHPWMMLARAMDEQNKINECLNAIDEALRRDARLIEAIDYKAVLLTRAGRFDEAREVCMPSAFGDNPPFNLLGRRAWVLAQEGKLQEGLNEMKEIWSQHPEYYWGGELVLTWLRELERWSDLSREAERFSQQFPDEAMGKGYGAIAADEKGNFGDAKRLLREALEIDEGYLFAANRLFYLHYDSQETIKAEEVSNRYSETLGEVRTMLFDALIAVQRGRWKDLKPLLPKLAVESDLEREQLRYLYERMKARSRGGMLIKVFSRMARSGEISEVSLRVLVEIKVEKRQLNITQLIENVSDERRVGALQTYFYQVSNGNLTTRQLNRIYKKYAELGRADNVAWGNIGRCLIEVRRYHEAVQWLSDWRERDIELWMLNNLLFAHIALGDWQAADEVAAAQVNNRSIQFGSDHPFGYLALRTAQAGDYQQSEALLRCVANDNADYLRILTNSGARLLIGLQEDIDPVVRKNRTRNRLKEIYNQSSDDGWSRPEAANLMRLVMEAIRANEPKAVSFVDGYYVWMIRVRHVLWKINYTG; this comes from the coding sequence ATGAGTGAAAATACGCCCAAGTTACCACGCTTTGACCGCGATCACCCGCTCTGTGAGCTCGAGCCCGACATTGCGGAGAAGATCGAGCTTTACGCCAACAACAGCCAGTTTCATTCGGGTAACCGTTTGTTAAAGGACTTGCCCTCGCCGGTCTATTGGGCGGATACGCATGCGCGCCTGTCGGGGTCGTTTATCATTTCGCGATTGGGAGGCGATCGACTCAGTGACTTGATCGACATCACCACCTACCGGCGCAATCCGGAGAATTCCCGGGCCATCGCCCGCATGAATCACATCTGGACGGAGCGGATTGGCTCCTTTGCCGCCTATTGCCGGCTCAAGGCGATCGACCCGCTGCGCTTCGAAGGAGAGGACCGTGCGCGGATTTATCGTGCGCTATGTTGGCGTTGCTTGTCTTTCGAGGATGTCATGCAGGCCGAGGTGTTGACGGAGAAAGCCTACGAGGTCGATCCGCGCGATGAAACCTACTGGTACGCCAAGGCCTGCATCACCAACACCGATGAAAATTACGACCTCGCCAAGGAGTCCGCCCAACGCTCGCTGGAGGCGGATTCGCTCTACTTGCCATCGCGGTATTTGCTCGCGCGTGTCCACGAGCGCGAGGGCAACACCGAGCAGGTGGAAGCCCTGCTGCGCGAAGGCCTTACCCTGCACCATGACGGGCATTTGGCGATCCAGCTGCTTCGCATGATGCGTGAGCTGGACCGCTACGAAGATGCGTTGGAGTTGGCCCATGAGGTCGAGCGATGCATGCCGCTGCGTGATTCGAAATTTACCCAGTGGCTGCATGGCGAATATGCAGATATTTACTACGATCTTGGTCGCTACGAAGAGGCCCGGGAGCATGCGGCCCAAGGCAATGAGCATTATTACAAAAAGTTTGCCGAGCGCTTGGGCGCTATGCAGGGCGCGCCGCAAAAGAAGCGTCTGCCGGTGAGCTCGGTCCGCCAACAGCGTAGAACCTGTGGCCCGGCGACGCTGGCCAGCATTGCCCGCTATTGGGGCAAGCCCGTGGAGCAGTCGGAGATCATTGAGGAGATTTGGCACGATGGCACCTTCGACTGGAAGGAGCGCCGATGGGCAGAAGACCAAGGCTTTGTCGTGCGCGAGTTTCGCGTCACTTGGGAGTGCACGCAGCAACTCATCGATGCGGGGTATCCGTTTGCCGTGATGACGGCGGGTGCGGACTATTCGCACCTGCAGGCAATCATTGGCTACGACGCGGTCCGCGAGTGTGTGGAAGTGCGTGAGCCGGGATCCTCCACGCATGTGGATTACATCCAGGATAAATTTTTTGAGAACAACGGGTGGGTCGGGCCGCGCGGTTTGGTTTTCGCACCGGCGGAAGAGGCCGAGGCCCTGCGTGCACTGGAGCTGCCGGATGATGCGCTCTACGACTTATGTTACGCCATGAACCGCGCTCTGGAAGGCCACGACCGCGGCCGCGTAATACAGATTTTTGCGCAACTCCAAGAAACGGCACCGGACTCGTTTTTAACGCACTCCGCAAGCCGCCTGATTGCCAACTACGATGCCGATACTCCGCGCGGCTTGGACGCCGTGCGTGCTTTGCGCAAGGAGTTTCCTAAGGCGACGAGGCTCCAATTGGCGGAATTGTCCTACATGCGCACGGAGAATACTTGGGGCGAGTGTGTGGATTTTCTGCAGGAGCTGACCAAGGAGAAGGAAGTTCACCCGACGGTTCGCATGGAGCTCGGCCGACTGCTGATGGACGATGTGCGTCGCTCAGGCGAAGCTGAAAAAGTGCTGTGGAAATGCCAGAGCCAGCACGCCGGATCGTCCGCAGTGATTCAGAGCCTGGCCGATTTACTTTGGGGGCGCCGTGAGCGGGAAACGGCGTTCGAGGCATATCGTTTTGCCTTCACGCAGGACTACTTAAATGAAGGTCGGGCGCGGGCATTCTTCCAGGCGGCCCGTTTTTTCAAGCGCGGCGAAGAGTCGCTGGAGCTGCTGCGCCAGCGAGTGGAGCGGCACGGGAAATCCTCGGGAGAGCCGGCCATCACACTGGCTGATATGCTGCGCTTGATTGATCGCGACCAGGAATCGATGGAGGTCTTTGAAGAGGCGACTCAAAAGCGGCCGGAGGATTATGCGCTGCTGACGGCCTTTGCCTCGCGCTGTATTGACTGGCGGCAGCTCGACCGCGCCGGTGAGCTACTGGAACGGGCCAAGGGCAAGGTTCACGAAACGGAGTGGTTGGAGTTGTCGGCACGCTTGGCGACCTCTCGCGGCGACTACGAAACCGCACACGATCTGTATGCCGAGGCCGTCGCTCGCAACGAGCGTAACGTCGTATTGCAGCGCGCTTATACTACGGCGATGCACCGCATCCACGGCGTTTCGCACGTGGTCGAGTATTTGGAAAAGCTCTGCCAGCGTTATCCTTACAACAATGAGTTGAACGAACTTTACATCAGCTGGCTCAAAGATGTGGACGCGGTTCAAGGGGAAATGGCTTGTCGTCGCTTGCTCGAATTTCACCCGAACAACCATTGGGCGCGTCGTGAGCTGGCGATTGCGTTGGAGAACCAGGGTAAGATTTCCGAAGCCGTTGTTATCGCGGAGGCTGGTCGGGATAATGACAAGATGGCGCCGGCGTCCTATACCGTGCTGGGCGATCTGTATGAGAAGGATATCCGGTTCGCCGAGGCGGCAAAATGCTATCAGCGAGCGATTGAGCTGGATGTCGACAACCGCTTTGCCATTAGCCGGCTTTGCGCATTGGCCAACAATCACGCTGAGACGGCGGAGTTCCTGGATTTCGTTTGGAAGCAGATTCAGACGCAGACGGTATTTGGCGATAGTTTGCTGGAGTTTCGCAATCAGGCCATCGATGTCATACCGGCGGACGACTTGCTCGCGCGCTTGCAGGATGCGCTTAGTGAGCGGCATGATTTGTGGCACTGCCACGCGGTGATTTGCTACCAACTACTGGACATGAACCGCATCGACGAGGCGTGCGAGGTGGCTGAACGCTGTTGCGAACGTTTTCCGCTGGTGCCCGGTTCGTTTGCCAATCTGGCACGCATCGCCAGCTACCAGGGAGATTTGGCGAAGGAAATTGAAGGGCTCGAAAAAGCCCTGGAGCTCAACCCGCATTGGCTTGAGATTATCGAGCGACTCATTGATGCCTATGGGCTCGCGAATCGCGGCGAGGACGAGCGCGAACTCATTGAGCGCTCGCAGCGGCTGTTGCCCAATGCGCATACTTTGCATGGATACCTCGCTGCCTGGCACGCTCGCCGCAGTGATACCCAGACGGCGATTGCCGAGCTGGAAAAGGCGCTGTCGCTGGAGCCCAATTATCCCTACGGCTGGTCGCGCCTCAATGAGTGGGGCAGCCACGAGGAATGCGTCAAGCTGGCCCGGGAGATTGCGGAAGACCGCCCTGGTCAGGCCAACGTCTGGCTAATGCTGGCGCACGTACTCACCAAAGAAGATGAGCGGCCCGAGCGCGAAGCGGCCCTGCAAAAGGCCGTCGAGCTGGAGCCCTGGAATCTGGATTTTGTCGACGAGCTCGCACAGCATTATGCCGCGGTCGGAGATTACGAAAAGGCGCTGTTGGTTGCGAGTCCGGAAAGCCACCGCGAGGCAATGCCTTTTCCGATGAAGGGGCGTCAGGCGTGGATCATTTGGGAAAGTGGCAAGCACGATGAAGCCATCCGGTTGATGCAGGACATCCTCAGCGCAAACCCCAGCTATTGGTGGGGGACGGCGCGCTTGTCCGAGTGGTATTCGGCGGAAAAACGTTTCGACGAAGCATTGGAGCTGGCCGAAACGATGACTACGCGCTGGCCTCGCAATCATGTTTCCTGGGGGTTCAAAGGCAAAGTGTTTGGCGACCTCAAGCGGACTAAAGAAGCCGTGGAATCGCTGAAGCAGGCACTCACACTGGAGGCGGACTACCACTGGGCATGGGACACGATCGAAAACCTCGCCGCGCGCGATGAGATGGAAGCGCTGGCGCTGGAGATGGCGGAACGTTGCCCCGGCCAGTCGCACCCTTGGATGATGCTGGCCCGCGCGATGGACGAGCAGAACAAGATTAATGAATGCCTGAACGCCATTGACGAAGCGTTGCGCCGAGACGCCCGCCTGATCGAAGCGATTGACTACAAGGCTGTCTTGCTCACGCGGGCGGGCCGCTTCGATGAGGCACGCGAGGTGTGTATGCCGTCGGCCTTTGGTGATAATCCGCCCTTCAATTTGCTCGGGCGTCGCGCCTGGGTGCTAGCCCAGGAAGGTAAGCTACAAGAGGGGCTCAATGAGATGAAAGAAATTTGGTCGCAGCATCCCGAATATTATTGGGGTGGTGAATTGGTGCTTACCTGGTTGCGCGAACTGGAGCGTTGGAGTGATCTCTCTCGCGAGGCTGAGCGCTTTAGTCAGCAGTTCCCGGATGAAGCCATGGGTAAAGGCTATGGGGCGATTGCGGCCGATGAGAAGGGTAACTTTGGTGACGCCAAGCGATTGCTTCGCGAAGCTCTGGAAATCGATGAAGGCTATTTGTTTGCGGCAAACCGCCTCTTTTATCTGCACTACGATTCGCAGGAGACAATCAAAGCGGAGGAAGTGAGCAATCGCTACAGCGAGACCTTGGGCGAAGTCCGTACCATGTTGTTCGATGCGCTCATCGCTGTGCAGCGTGGCCGCTGGAAAGACCTGAAACCGCTGTTGCCCAAACTCGCGGTGGAGAGTGACTTGGAGCGTGAACAACTGCGCTATCTCTACGAGCGCATGAAGGCGCGTTCACGGGGCGGCATGTTGATCAAAGTCTTCTCGCGCATGGCACGTAGTGGTGAAATTTCCGAAGTGTCGCTGCGTGTGCTGGTCGAGATCAAGGTGGAGAAGCGGCAGCTCAACATTACCCAGCTTATCGAAAATGTCTCTGACGAACGGCGGGTTGGCGCATTGCAGACTTACTTTTACCAAGTCAGCAATGGCAATCTAACCACGCGGCAGCTGAATCGTATTTATAAAAAGTATGCGGAGTTGGGACGAGCGGATAACGTTGCCTGGGGCAATATTGGGCGCTGCCTGATCGAGGTGCGTCGCTACCACGAGGCCGTGCAATGGTTGAGCGATTGGCGGGAGCGCGACATCGAACTGTGGATGCTGAACAATTTACTCTTTGCCCACATCGCGCTGGGGGACTGGCAGGCGGCGGACGAAGTTGCCGCTGCGCAAGTCAATAACCGGTCCATTCAATTCGGCTCCGACCACCCCTTTGGCTACCTGGCGCTGCGCACTGCGCAAGCCGGCGATTATCAGCAGTCAGAGGCGTTGCTCCGCTGCGTAGCCAATGACAACGCCGACTACCTTCGGATTCTGACCAATTCCGGTGCCCGCCTGCTAATTGGATTGCAGGAAGACATTGACCCGGTGGTGCGAAAGAATCGCACGCGCAATCGCCTTAAGGAAATCTACAATCAGTCCAGTGACGATGGCTGGTCCCGGCCCGAAGCAGCGAACCTGATGCGTCTGGTGATGGAGGCCATCCGGGCGAACGAGCCAAAGGCAGTTTCTTTTGTCGATGGCTACTACGTGTGGATGATTCGGGTGCGCCATGTGTTGTGGAAAATTAATTACACGGGTTGA
- a CDS encoding cob(I)yrinic acid a,c-diamide adenosyltransferase → MSIATKRGDQGTTSLVFGRRVAKDHPRVAAYGSVDELNSALGLCRAHAQGSRAREFILATQHELISLMAELAVDNSDQDRYLDKAKHPITEDNLARIDEMVALLEAQTGGFEGWILPGENLVQAFFDQARTTCRRAERMVVTLQSKGGVVRPVLLQYLNRLADTLWLLGRECLT, encoded by the coding sequence ATGTCCATTGCAACCAAACGCGGCGACCAGGGAACCACGTCCTTGGTGTTCGGTCGACGTGTGGCGAAAGACCACCCCCGCGTCGCCGCGTATGGTTCGGTGGACGAGTTAAACTCCGCGCTCGGCCTCTGCCGCGCACACGCCCAGGGTAGCCGGGCGCGCGAGTTTATCCTCGCAACTCAGCATGAGCTCATCAGCCTCATGGCCGAACTCGCAGTGGACAACTCCGACCAGGATCGCTATCTCGACAAAGCCAAGCACCCGATCACTGAGGATAACCTGGCGCGAATCGATGAGATGGTCGCGCTGCTGGAAGCACAGACCGGCGGTTTCGAGGGCTGGATTCTTCCCGGCGAAAACCTAGTGCAGGCGTTTTTTGACCAAGCGCGAACGACCTGTCGCCGCGCAGAGCGAATGGTCGTTACTTTGCAATCCAAAGGTGGCGTCGTGCGGCCAGTATTATTGCAATATCTAAACCGCCTCGCCGACACCTTGTGGCTGCTGGGCCGCGAGTGTCTTACCTAG
- a CDS encoding UDP-N-acetylmuramate--L-alanine ligase, protein MHLYFMGICGTAMGNVALMMRELGHQVSGSDTGIYPPMSDLLRDAGVEILDGWDAERLAGLKPDRVVVGNAISRGNPEIEWLLASRALPIVSLPALLSETTLSTRQPIVITGTHGKTTTSALTAFLLREHRAEPGWLIGGVPRDLPGGAEAGAAGRPFVIEGDEYDSAFFDKRSKFVHYQPRILAINNLEFDHGDIFRDLADIQRSFSHVIRLVPRNGFILYNGDEETLRPLLPVDWCPCYSVGVGKECDLRIENFKEDAKGASFTLRWRGTLWDKVQWPMHGLYNARNAAIALLAAGLAIKPEDPFCPLDVGKLASYQGVKRRQECLRSDEQLVVLEDFGHHPTAVAQVLESLRRRYPEHRITACFEPRSNTGATNIFQDRFTDALALADAVYLGPVFRGERYAEDRRLNTAAMAEELNSRNVCSGAFADFDSLLAELFEATRTKTDHPRCVVFFSNGGFGGIHRRYADEAVTASVISDFKD, encoded by the coding sequence ATGCACCTTTACTTCATGGGAATTTGCGGGACGGCGATGGGTAACGTCGCTTTGATGATGCGCGAGCTGGGGCACCAAGTCAGCGGCAGCGATACGGGTATCTATCCCCCAATGAGCGATCTGCTGCGCGATGCGGGCGTGGAAATACTCGATGGCTGGGATGCCGAGCGCCTGGCTGGGCTCAAGCCGGACCGCGTCGTGGTGGGCAACGCCATTAGTCGCGGTAATCCCGAGATCGAATGGCTGCTTGCCTCGCGGGCCTTGCCGATTGTTTCCCTGCCTGCGCTGCTGTCGGAGACCACGCTGTCCACGCGCCAGCCCATTGTGATTACCGGCACCCATGGCAAGACGACCACCTCCGCCCTGACGGCCTTTTTGCTGCGTGAGCACCGTGCTGAGCCGGGTTGGTTGATCGGTGGTGTGCCGCGTGACTTGCCCGGTGGTGCCGAGGCTGGCGCGGCGGGGCGTCCGTTTGTGATCGAGGGCGACGAATACGACTCGGCTTTTTTCGACAAGCGCAGCAAGTTCGTGCATTACCAGCCGCGCATTCTGGCTATTAATAACCTGGAGTTCGACCACGGCGACATCTTCCGCGACTTGGCGGACATCCAGCGTAGCTTTAGCCACGTGATCCGCCTCGTGCCGCGCAACGGCTTCATCCTCTACAATGGCGACGAGGAAACACTGCGTCCGCTGCTACCGGTGGACTGGTGCCCATGCTACTCGGTCGGCGTTGGCAAGGAGTGCGATCTGCGCATCGAGAATTTTAAGGAAGACGCCAAAGGGGCCTCCTTCACCTTGCGGTGGCGAGGGACCTTATGGGACAAGGTTCAGTGGCCGATGCACGGCCTTTACAACGCGCGCAATGCTGCGATCGCCTTGTTGGCGGCCGGTCTGGCGATCAAGCCGGAGGACCCATTCTGCCCGTTGGATGTCGGCAAACTCGCTAGCTATCAAGGGGTTAAACGCCGCCAGGAATGCCTGCGCAGTGACGAGCAACTCGTCGTGCTGGAAGACTTCGGGCACCATCCGACAGCGGTCGCGCAAGTGCTGGAGTCGCTGCGTCGCCGTTACCCGGAGCACCGGATCACGGCCTGCTTCGAGCCGCGCAGCAACACCGGTGCCACGAACATCTTTCAAGACCGCTTCACCGATGCGCTCGCGCTGGCGGACGCCGTTTATTTAGGGCCCGTGTTTCGCGGTGAGCGCTACGCCGAGGACCGCCGACTAAACACCGCCGCCATGGCCGAAGAGCTCAATTCCCGCAACGTCTGTAGCGGCGCGTTTGCGGATTTCGACTCCCTGCTCGCCGAGCTGTTTGAGGCCACGCGCACGAAAACCGACCATCCGCGCTGCGTGGTCTTTTTCTCCAATGGCGGTTTTGGCGGCATCCATCGTCGCTACGCCGATGAGGCAGTGACGGCGTCAGTTATTTCAGATTTTAAGGATTAG
- a CDS encoding porin: protein MKLKTVFLALSLASALPVLAQDESLPELSGVVPLSELVRQGVITQAQADQIRGSAVGIEPRVTSKKHVQKITISGYGQFAFAYATGHDDALPNPPANSEFYLPNMIFGVSADIGSGFSTTIMANLGAGFSSRNYIEKAYVEKEFEGYGNVQAGFKKAHFGFEQYTSSRYLPAPNRSIATSYFTSSFNRIGSGVYGTSPAGLGTTRLGLGARRLGVYWAGEIPKIDGFEYFAEITQGYQNFSAPSNTGSQNHMGYSGGIQYTHDLDDGMLKVGVNGTYMPEGNSFSAGGLSQSNSIGAVNPFAEVKYEGFHFIGEFFVANVENGKASYLNGPTSITGFNSGDATPFGGTFYATYLFGDIEPVFRFSMIDSNEAGLNPSVVTRGVAFGGASPGAAPGTAVLSSSGVGFFNAAQSYYFGVNWYFLGDDAKIGAGYEFVQFGGRWMATSFGGPDASEGIFRVAAQVVF from the coding sequence ATGAAGCTAAAGACTGTATTTCTCGCGCTATCACTGGCCAGTGCCTTGCCAGTGCTCGCTCAAGACGAATCGCTCCCCGAACTTAGCGGGGTGGTGCCACTCTCCGAGTTGGTCAGACAAGGGGTCATTACTCAGGCCCAGGCTGATCAAATCCGCGGCTCAGCCGTGGGCATTGAACCACGCGTGACGTCGAAAAAGCATGTTCAAAAGATAACCATCTCTGGTTATGGCCAGTTTGCTTTTGCTTATGCTACGGGGCACGATGACGCCTTGCCGAACCCACCGGCCAATAGCGAGTTCTACTTGCCGAATATGATTTTTGGTGTGTCGGCGGACATCGGGTCCGGCTTCAGCACGACGATTATGGCCAACCTGGGTGCCGGCTTCTCCTCCCGCAATTACATTGAAAAGGCGTATGTGGAGAAAGAGTTTGAGGGCTACGGTAACGTCCAGGCCGGCTTCAAAAAGGCACACTTCGGCTTCGAGCAATATACGTCTTCCCGCTACCTCCCGGCTCCCAATCGCTCCATCGCCACCAGCTACTTTACCAGTAGTTTCAATCGTATCGGATCGGGGGTTTATGGAACCAGCCCTGCTGGTTTGGGGACGACCCGGCTTGGCCTGGGTGCCCGCCGTTTAGGGGTCTACTGGGCTGGAGAAATTCCTAAGATCGACGGCTTCGAATACTTTGCGGAAATCACGCAGGGGTATCAGAATTTTTCCGCGCCCTCGAATACTGGCAGCCAAAATCACATGGGCTACTCTGGCGGTATCCAATACACGCATGATTTGGACGATGGTATGCTGAAGGTCGGCGTCAACGGCACCTATATGCCTGAAGGTAACAGCTTCTCGGCCGGTGGTCTGAGCCAGTCTAATTCCATTGGCGCGGTCAATCCGTTTGCCGAAGTTAAGTATGAAGGCTTTCACTTTATTGGTGAATTCTTCGTGGCCAACGTCGAGAACGGCAAGGCCTCCTACCTCAACGGCCCAACCTCGATTACCGGTTTTAACAGTGGCGATGCGACGCCATTTGGGGGCACATTCTACGCGACCTATCTCTTTGGCGACATTGAGCCTGTATTCCGATTCTCGATGATCGATTCCAATGAGGCCGGCCTCAATCCGAGCGTAGTGACACGAGGCGTTGCCTTCGGTGGCGCATCTCCCGGCGCGGCACCCGGCACGGCCGTGCTTTCGTCCTCGGGAGTCGGTTTCTTCAATGCTGCGCAGTCCTACTACTTTGGGGTGAACTGGTACTTCCTCGGCGACGATGCCAAGATCGGTGCGGGGTATGAGTTCGTGCAGTTCGGCGGTCGCTGGATGGCCACGAGCTTTGGCGGTCCCGATGCCTCGGAAGGCATCTTCCGCGTCGCGGCGCAGGTTGTTTTCTAG